The genomic stretch TAACAGTAAACAGAAGACTGTAATCATAAAAACGGCGCGGTTTGTTTTTTTTCTTCACTGGCCCTTTTTCTGCCATATCATTCCTCCTCGCCAACTGTTGATTCATTTTTATTTATATATATCACCCACCATGCATTCATCATTTGGCGGAAGGGCACCGCCAAATGATGAATAACGGGCGTTCGCCCTATAGAAACATGTGTAAAATATTTGCTTAGTGAGCAAGCTCCCACGCAAATATTTTACACATGTTTCTGCATGGTTCATTGCTTTTATAAATTTCTGACACTTTCCTTAAAGATTTCGCCGCGTTCTTCATAGCACTTAAACATCCCCCAGCTGGCGCAGGCCGGTGATAAGAGCACATGATCTCCTCTGTTGGCATAAGAAGCGCATACTTTTACTGCTTCCTGCATATCTTCTGCATACATTACATTGGTAAAACCATGTCTGGCTGCACACTCAGCGATCTTTTCCCTGGTCTGCCCCAGAAGCACCATATATTTAACCCTACCGTCAAAGGATTCAATCCACTCATCATACTGGGAGTTCTTATCATAACCTCCGGCAATGAGTAACGTTGGCCCTGGCATGGCTTTTATTGCCTGGATCGCTGCATCCGGATTGGTTCCCTTGGAATCATTGTAATATTTCACTCCGGCCTTTTCCGCAACAAATTCAATCCGATGCTCTACCGCCTTGAATTCCCTGATCACCTGAGCGATGACCTCCATGGGAACTCCCATTTCAGCAGATATAGCAGCTGCGGCCATGATGTTCTCATGGTTATGGCGGCCTAAGAGCTGTATCTCGCGAATGTCTGCGATCTCTGTCCTCTCCCCATCATGGTTGCGGATAATCTTATCCCCATCCATGCAGTAGCCTTCTGCTAAAGACTGGCGGCTGCTAAAATAGACAGCCTTTGGTCTGATGGTTTTTCCAAACTCACGCAAAACAGGATCATCGTAATTTAAGATACAAAAATCCTGAGGTCTCTGGTTTGATGTTATTCGTTCCTTTACTTCTATGTAGCATTCCATTGTTTTATGACGATCCAGGTGGTCTGGCGTTATGTTCAGGATCGCGCTCACATCCGGACGGAAGTCGGTGATCGTCTCCAGCTGAAAGCTGCTGACCTCTGCTACCGTTACCGAATCCTCAGTCGTCTTTAATGCTTCCTCTGTATACGGGACCCCAATATTGCCCACTACAAACACATGGTCATAATATGCTTTCATGATTTGCCCGATAAGGGCCGTAGTGGTTGTCTTACCATTGGTCCCAGTGATTGCCGCCAGCTTTCCTTTGGCATGGTGATAAGCCAGCTGAATTTCACTCCAGACCGGGATATCCGCCTCCTTAAGGACAGCAACAAAGGGGGCTTCTAAGGATATACCAGGGCTTATGACACATAAGCTTACCCCTGTAAGATCTTCCTTTTTAAGCTCTCCCAACAAAACTGAAATCCTTCCCTCTTCAAACTGATGAAGGAGCTCATCCTTATGAAGGGCAGCATTGCTGTCGTAAAGAATTACTTCATCACCTGTTTTAAGGATCAGGCCCACGGCGGCAATGCCGCTTTTTCCGCTGCCGGCAACTAAAATTTTCTGATTCATATGGTTTCTCTCCTATAATCCAAGGTATGCAAGCATGCAAAGAACCGCAGTCACGATAGCAAATACCGCTACCACCCGTGTTTCCGACCAGCCGCTCAGTTCAAAATGGTGGTGGATGGGGGCCATCTTAAAAATCCTCTTTCCGCCTGTTCTTTTAAAATATGTCACCTGAATGATAACGGATAATACTTCGATCATATAAATAAAACCGATAATGGCAAGGAAAATAGGAATCTGCATCATAAAGGCGCTGGAAGCAACAAATCCTCCAAGTCCCAGGGAACCTGTATCCCCCATAAACACCCTGGCAGGATACACATTAAACAGCAGAAATCCCAAAAGACTTCCCACAACTGCTCCGGTAATGGGACTGATGCCGGTATTTTCCCCGATAGAAACCACGGTTAAAAAGGTCGCCACCAGAATGGTCACACTGGTGCAAAGCCCATCCAGGCCATCGGTAAAATTCACACCATTATCAGTCCCTATTACGAGAAAAAATACCGCCGGTACGAAGAATATTCCTAAATTCAGATACAGCCCTTTTTCAAAGCCTCCGGAAAAGGGAATTAGCATTCCCGTCCCCACATCCTTTGAATGAAGCAGATAATAGGCAAAGATGCCTGTAATGATTAACTGCCCTGCCATCTTTTGAACAGGCTTAAGCCCCTCTGACCGCTTCATTACGATCTTAATGTAATCATCAAGGAACCCAACGATACCAAATCCAACTGTCACAAAAAGCACAGGAATGATCTTCGGATATTCCCTCACATAGAACAGCGACGTAATGATGATGCTGGTCAATATGATAAGTCCTCCCATGGTCGGAGTACCCTGCTTTTTCAAATGGCTTTCAGGTCCTTCCTTGCGGACCTCCTGGCCAAATTTTAATCTGTGAAGAAATGGTATTACAATGGGACACAGCATGGCGCTGATTGCAAATGCTATGATGATTGCCAGAATCGTTTCGTTAATCATGTCACACCTCAATATTTTATGTATTTGTATTTCAAAAGTACACAGTAAGTAGTATACGTCTTTTTGCCTGAATAATCAACCATAGATTCGAAACGCAGAAGCAGTTTTTTCCTCTGTTGGCTCTATTCCCAGGTATGGAAGAATATTCTTAAAAATGTCGGCAATCACCGGTGCAGCTATGGTTCCGCCGTAATAAATCCCCTCAGGTTCATCGATCGTAATGAGTGCAATCACCTGGGGATTATCCGCCGGTGCAAAGCCTATAAAGGATGAAATGTACTTTTTTAAACTTCTTGGAAGTTTTTCGGAGGTCGCTGTTTTTCCGCCCACCCGATAGCCGTCGACCTGCCCTCTTTTTCCACTTCCTTCCGCCACAACTTGTTCCAGGATATAACGCATGGTCTCACTGGTCTGGGCAGATATGATCCCTTCGCTTACCGGATAAGTAAATTCATGGACCGAAGCTCCGTCGGTGCTTACTGACTTCACTCC from Lacrimispora sphenoides JCM 1415 encodes the following:
- the murD gene encoding UDP-N-acetylmuramoyl-L-alanine--D-glutamate ligase, translating into MNQKILVAGSGKSGIAAVGLILKTGDEVILYDSNAALHKDELLHQFEEGRISVLLGELKKEDLTGVSLCVISPGISLEAPFVAVLKEADIPVWSEIQLAYHHAKGKLAAITGTNGKTTTTALIGQIMKAYYDHVFVVGNIGVPYTEEALKTTEDSVTVAEVSSFQLETITDFRPDVSAILNITPDHLDRHKTMECYIEVKERITSNQRPQDFCILNYDDPVLREFGKTIRPKAVYFSSRQSLAEGYCMDGDKIIRNHDGERTEIADIREIQLLGRHNHENIMAAAAISAEMGVPMEVIAQVIREFKAVEHRIEFVAEKAGVKYYNDSKGTNPDAAIQAIKAMPGPTLLIAGGYDKNSQYDEWIESFDGRVKYMVLLGQTREKIAECAARHGFTNVMYAEDMQEAVKVCASYANRGDHVLLSPACASWGMFKCYEERGEIFKESVRNL
- the mraY gene encoding phospho-N-acetylmuramoyl-pentapeptide-transferase yields the protein MINETILAIIIAFAISAMLCPIVIPFLHRLKFGQEVRKEGPESHLKKQGTPTMGGLIILTSIIITSLFYVREYPKIIPVLFVTVGFGIVGFLDDYIKIVMKRSEGLKPVQKMAGQLIITGIFAYYLLHSKDVGTGMLIPFSGGFEKGLYLNLGIFFVPAVFFLVIGTDNGVNFTDGLDGLCTSVTILVATFLTVVSIGENTGISPITGAVVGSLLGFLLFNVYPARVFMGDTGSLGLGGFVASSAFMMQIPIFLAIIGFIYMIEVLSVIIQVTYFKRTGGKRIFKMAPIHHHFELSGWSETRVVAVFAIVTAVLCMLAYLGL